The Curtobacterium sp. MCSS17_015 genomic sequence GGGACGCGCAGCCCCTCCTCGGCGAAGGCGTGCAGGACGCCGAGCGCCATCTGGTCGTTCCCCGCGAAGACCGCGTCGACCGCCGTGACGTCGAGGGACCGCCCGGCCGCGAATCCGCTCGCCGGGGTCCAGTCGCCGTCCAGCACGACCGGGGTCAGACCGCGGGAGCGCATGGTCCGCTCGTAGGTGGCGCGGCGCACCTCGCCCTCCTGCGAGACGGCGGGTCCGGCGATGTGCACGATCCGCCGGTGACCCCGGTCGAACAGGTGCTGCAACGCCATGGTGGTTCCGGCGGCCTGGTCGATCGCGACGGCGGAGACGGTGGCGCCACCGCTGCCGGGCACGACCAGGTCGGTGGGCACCGCGTCCCGCTGCACGGCGTTCGCGACCACGACGGGCACCGTCACGGCCATCGTCAGTGAGCCGAGGGCGTCGAGCACCCGGTTGTCGGCGGCGACGAGGACCACGGCGGCGACGTCCTGCGCGAGCAGCGTCGTGAGGGCCTCGGACAGGTCCGTCGGCCGGGGGTCGTCGGGCAGCGTCGAGAGGAGCACGTGGTACCCGGCGGTGCGCGCGGCCCGTTCGAACCCGATCGCCGTGCTCGACGGTCCGTACAGCGCGTCGCCTGCGCTGACCAGGCCGAGCGCCCGGCTCCGCCCACCGGCCAGGGCCCGGGCCGCGGCGCGGGGCCGGTAGCCGAGTTCCCCGATCGCGGTGGTCACCCGAGAGCGGAAGCCGTCCCGGACCGTCGGGTCACCGTTGATCACGCGGCTGACGGTCTGGTGCGAGACGCCCGCACGCTCGGCGACGTCGAAGATCGTCGGGGCCTTGCGGGGCCTGCCGTTCGGCGTCGCGGTCGTCGTCACCCGGTCACCGTACCGCGGCGCCAGTTCGGTGCGGCGACATCCCG encodes the following:
- a CDS encoding substrate-binding domain-containing protein, with the translated sequence MTTTATPNGRPRKAPTIFDVAERAGVSHQTVSRVINGDPTVRDGFRSRVTTAIGELGYRPRAAARALAGGRSRALGLVSAGDALYGPSSTAIGFERAARTAGYHVLLSTLPDDPRPTDLSEALTTLLAQDVAAVVLVAADNRVLDALGSLTMAVTVPVVVANAVQRDAVPTDLVVPGSGGATVSAVAIDQAAGTTMALQHLFDRGHRRIVHIAGPAVSQEGEVRRATYERTMRSRGLTPVVLDGDWTPASGFAAGRSLDVTAVDAVFAGNDQMALGVLHAFAEEGLRVPDDIAVVGFDDIPEAAHFTPPLTTVRQDFQAMGERVLASARALLEGGQHDEALLQPELVVRRSS